From a single Alloactinosynnema sp. L-07 genomic region:
- a CDS encoding cobalamin-independent methionine synthase II family protein, which yields MSLPTEPIGSIPRPIALIEAFGNHAAGQITDAELADLSDEALVDTLRRFEETGSPVITDGEQGKPSFATYPIAGLASLDPDGAVIPFADGHTRQLPKLTGKFSYQVHADAYLKKARAHTSLPVKQAVIAASALSLLYPADGIAGYDRDEFLADLVDGAEADIRRSLDAGADSVQLDFTEGRLSLKLDPSGGLLRQFVQLNNQVLDRFSPDERKRIGVHTCPGGDQDSVHSLDVDYADLLPTLFELHVGNVYVQLASEPDPERVLSVIRDQRRPDQRVFVGVIDPISPVVETTEQVRDRVLIAAQYIPADHLGTCDDCGFSPFADDVSTSRDTAFAKIAARVEGTRMATAELF from the coding sequence GTGTCGCTGCCTACAGAGCCGATCGGAAGCATCCCTCGCCCCATCGCGCTGATCGAGGCCTTCGGCAACCACGCCGCAGGCCAGATCACCGACGCCGAGCTGGCCGACCTGTCCGACGAGGCGCTGGTCGACACCCTGCGCCGGTTCGAGGAAACCGGCTCCCCGGTCATCACCGACGGCGAGCAGGGCAAGCCCAGCTTCGCCACGTACCCGATCGCGGGCCTGGCCTCTTTGGACCCCGACGGCGCGGTGATCCCGTTCGCCGACGGCCACACCCGCCAACTGCCCAAGCTCACCGGCAAGTTCAGCTACCAGGTCCACGCCGACGCTTATCTGAAGAAGGCCCGTGCCCACACCTCGCTGCCGGTCAAGCAGGCCGTGATCGCCGCGTCCGCGCTGAGCCTGCTCTACCCGGCCGACGGCATCGCGGGCTACGACCGCGACGAGTTCCTTGCCGACCTGGTCGACGGTGCCGAGGCGGATATCCGACGCAGCCTCGACGCCGGTGCCGACAGCGTCCAACTCGACTTCACCGAGGGCAGGCTGTCGCTCAAGCTCGACCCGTCCGGCGGCCTGCTGCGCCAGTTCGTCCAACTCAACAACCAGGTCCTGGACCGCTTCAGCCCGGACGAGCGCAAGCGTATCGGCGTGCACACCTGCCCCGGCGGCGACCAGGACTCGGTGCACAGTCTCGACGTCGACTACGCAGACCTGCTGCCAACTCTGTTTGAGCTGCACGTCGGCAACGTCTACGTGCAACTGGCCAGCGAACCCGACCCGGAACGCGTCCTGTCGGTGATCAGGGACCAGCGCCGCCCGGACCAGCGCGTGTTTGTCGGCGTCATCGACCCGATCAGCCCCGTGGTGGAGACCACGGAACAGGTCCGCGACCGCGTGCTGATCGCCGCCCAATACATCCCGGCCGACCACCTCGGCACCTGCGACGACTGCGGCTTCTCGCCGTTCGCCGACGACGTGTCCACCTCGCGCGACACCGCGTTCGCCAAGATCGCCGCCCGCGTCGAAGGCACCCGAATGGCCACCGCCGAGCTGTTCTAA
- a CDS encoding helix-turn-helix transcriptional regulator — MGLKNGAASRELGALLRKHREAAGLTLIQLGELVGRSAPSLFRLEVGERGSSTEVEVVHYLVACGAAFQDVQRLVRFSRELSDERGYWLCSHGEWMGDSLRSLVFHESSVARSLSYEPEVIPGMLQTEAYMRALLLPNVAPGADVERSVQARIERQCTLFRRNAAKFTFLVHERALRTVVNDRRTMAEQLLAMLFLADQWNIKIRIVPEGQSFGGSFRIFEFDRFKTLVYLDNHVGGLFLQDKTHVESYTSVLRRVAAVALDAQDSRMLIADLAGEHDRVEDCRNDTGRVAQEQL, encoded by the coding sequence ATGGGTTTGAAGAACGGGGCAGCCAGCCGAGAGCTGGGTGCGCTCCTGCGCAAACATCGGGAAGCCGCCGGGCTGACGTTGATCCAGCTCGGGGAACTGGTCGGCCGATCAGCCCCCAGCCTCTTCCGGCTGGAAGTAGGCGAACGCGGATCCTCGACAGAAGTCGAGGTCGTCCACTACCTGGTCGCCTGCGGCGCCGCCTTCCAGGATGTCCAACGCCTGGTCCGCTTCAGCCGTGAACTGAGCGACGAACGCGGCTATTGGCTGTGCTCACACGGCGAGTGGATGGGCGACTCGCTCCGATCCCTGGTCTTCCACGAGAGCTCCGTGGCCCGATCGCTGAGCTATGAACCAGAAGTGATCCCCGGCATGCTGCAAACCGAGGCATACATGCGTGCGCTATTGCTCCCCAATGTCGCCCCCGGCGCCGACGTCGAGCGAAGCGTGCAAGCCCGGATCGAGCGACAGTGCACACTGTTCCGGCGCAACGCGGCCAAGTTCACGTTCCTCGTCCACGAGCGAGCCTTGCGAACGGTCGTGAATGACCGCAGGACCATGGCGGAGCAGCTGTTGGCCATGCTGTTTCTCGCCGACCAGTGGAACATCAAGATCCGCATCGTGCCCGAAGGGCAGTCCTTCGGCGGCTCCTTCCGGATCTTTGAGTTCGACAGGTTCAAGACCCTCGTCTATCTGGACAACCACGTCGGTGGCCTGTTCCTCCAGGACAAGACGCATGTCGAGAGCTACACCTCGGTCCTGCGCCGCGTCGCGGCAGTCGCCCTGGATGCGCAGGACTCCCGGATGCTTATCGCCGATCTCGCGGGAGAGCATGATCGGGTGGAAGACTGTAGGAATGACACAGGACGGGTGGCGCAAGAGCAGCTTTAG
- a CDS encoding DUF397 domain-containing protein, whose translation MTQDGWRKSSFSTGGEQSDCVEVRLSPDLAHLRDSKNADGPTVAVTPSAWATFVEQLVVDRP comes from the coding sequence ATGACACAGGACGGGTGGCGCAAGAGCAGCTTTAGCACCGGGGGCGAGCAGTCCGATTGCGTTGAGGTCCGGCTCAGCCCGGACCTCGCCCACCTCCGCGACTCGAAGAACGCCGACGGCCCCACTGTCGCCGTCACCCCCTCCGCCTGGGCCACATTCGTGGAGCAGTTGGTGGTCGACCGCCCCTGA
- a CDS encoding MFS transporter has product MRVYVASTRGTSGTPLPGAGGGSRIPTTVVLLGTVSLLTDISAEMVTAFLPVYVIFNLQMSYLQLGLLDGIYTGATAVLRLVGGHVADRVHRHKAVAAVGYGLSAGTKLVFPSVGASAVGLGGVLALDRAGKGLRTAPRDAMISLVTPKERLGAAFGVHRTMDTIGALLGPLVTFAILTWLTTNPGPIFVISFGFGLLGLIVLVFFVRQPSRERVPAKRITVRDSLDLLRDKAMRRTTIAAGLLGLATISDVFVFVVLQKVSGVSPAWLALMPVGTALTFLLAATPLGKLADRFGRWRMFFAGHVVLAAVYLLLLGPFTGVALVLVTVALHGLFYAATDGVLMAHGSTLVPERLRASGLSIVQTGQALARLASSVCFGLLLQRLDFTWSVLIALGTMVAALVGVALLIRPEVTR; this is encoded by the coding sequence ATGCGGGTGTATGTGGCATCCACCAGGGGGACCAGTGGCACGCCCCTGCCTGGCGCAGGCGGCGGCAGCCGAATACCGACGACGGTGGTGCTGCTGGGGACGGTGAGCCTGCTCACAGACATCTCCGCGGAGATGGTCACCGCGTTCCTGCCGGTCTATGTGATCTTCAACCTGCAGATGTCCTACCTCCAGCTCGGCCTGCTCGACGGCATCTACACCGGGGCCACGGCGGTGCTGCGGCTGGTCGGTGGGCACGTCGCCGACCGGGTGCACCGGCACAAGGCCGTCGCCGCGGTGGGCTACGGGCTCTCGGCGGGCACCAAACTAGTTTTCCCGTCGGTCGGCGCGTCCGCGGTGGGTCTTGGCGGCGTGCTGGCGCTCGACCGGGCGGGCAAGGGCCTGCGGACGGCCCCGCGCGACGCGATGATCTCGCTCGTCACGCCGAAGGAGCGGCTCGGCGCCGCGTTCGGGGTGCACCGCACCATGGACACGATCGGCGCGCTGCTCGGCCCGCTGGTCACCTTCGCGATCCTCACCTGGCTGACCACGAACCCCGGACCGATCTTCGTGATCAGCTTCGGGTTCGGCCTGCTCGGGCTGATCGTGCTGGTGTTCTTCGTCCGGCAGCCCAGCCGCGAGCGGGTGCCCGCCAAGCGGATCACCGTGCGTGACAGCCTGGATCTCCTGCGCGACAAGGCGATGCGCCGCACGACGATCGCCGCCGGTCTGCTCGGCCTGGCCACCATCTCCGACGTGTTCGTGTTCGTCGTGCTGCAGAAGGTGTCCGGCGTGTCACCAGCGTGGCTGGCGCTGATGCCGGTCGGCACGGCGCTGACGTTCCTGCTGGCCGCCACCCCGCTGGGCAAGCTGGCCGACCGGTTCGGCCGGTGGCGGATGTTCTTCGCCGGGCACGTGGTCCTCGCGGCGGTGTACCTGCTGCTGCTCGGCCCGTTCACCGGAGTGGCCTTGGTGCTGGTCACGGTCGCGCTGCACGGGCTGTTCTACGCCGCGACCGACGGCGTGCTGATGGCCCACGGCTCGACCCTGGTGCCCGAGCGGCTGCGCGCGAGCGGGCTGTCTATCGTGCAGACCGGACAGGCGCTGGCCCGGCTGGCCTCGTCCGTCTGCTTTGGACTGCTGCTGCAGCGGCTCGACTTCACCTGGTCGGTGCTCATCGCGCTCGGCACCATGGTCGCCGCCCTGGTCGGGGTGGCGCTGCTCATTCGGCCGGAGGTCACGCGGTGA
- a CDS encoding Imm1 family immunity protein: MVTLEVWYDQEPENDFGPGDPPVIIRTEAELHGFIDRVLDETSTHEAPAMIQAVNADDPQSAVLQVGLGQSLGFIGYGAADGGWTQGKGSPDVRVEYIYMGNLSEVRASVEVPIEVVRQGLVEFLETGQRPNAIV; the protein is encoded by the coding sequence GTGGTCACGCTAGAGGTCTGGTATGACCAAGAACCGGAGAACGACTTCGGGCCAGGCGACCCTCCAGTAATCATTCGCACTGAGGCCGAATTGCACGGATTCATTGATCGAGTGCTGGACGAGACCAGCACTCACGAAGCGCCCGCCATGATCCAAGCGGTCAATGCGGATGACCCGCAGTCCGCAGTACTCCAGGTCGGTCTTGGGCAGAGTCTGGGATTCATCGGGTATGGCGCGGCAGATGGCGGCTGGACGCAAGGGAAAGGAAGCCCCGACGTTCGGGTCGAATACATCTACATGGGTAACCTCAGTGAGGTCCGAGCCAGCGTTGAAGTGCCGATCGAAGTAGTTCGACAGGGGCTCGTGGAGTTCTTGGAAACGGGCCAAAGGCCGAACGCGATTGTGTAG
- a CDS encoding sigma factor-like helix-turn-helix DNA-binding protein: MAEATHLATAAGDKDPRVGLRAVAALRKLLEQLEAVQVRSARVDGWSWQEIADELGVSKQAVHKKYGRR, encoded by the coding sequence ATGGCAGAAGCAACCCACTTGGCCACCGCCGCGGGGGACAAGGACCCCCGCGTCGGCCTCCGCGCCGTCGCCGCGCTGCGCAAGCTGCTCGAACAGCTGGAAGCCGTGCAGGTGCGCAGCGCGCGGGTCGACGGGTGGTCATGGCAGGAGATCGCCGACGAGCTCGGCGTGAGCAAGCAGGCCGTCCACAAGAAATACGGGAGGCGCTAG
- a CDS encoding PLP-dependent aminotransferase family protein — MTVPSGRVSRQQLVRLLGEWRAHGSRQGSTGLAAGIRLLVLDGQLPPGTLLPAERELADALSVSRTLVGTAWDLLRADGLIVSRRGSGSWTALPAAPDRRWEAPDQPLDLARAAPEAVAGIAPAMDAVRSRFAAELAGHGYHDYGIDVLRERIAERYTARGLPTDPAEVLITNGAHHALALVLRSMTGPGDRVLVELPTYPNAIDAIKAAHAVPVAVPLLDDGWDLRGIEAALRQSAPRLAHFIIDFHNPTGRRLDAEGRSRLVSALRRARTPVVVDETLVELDLDGDPLDGPAPLPAFGGGLVIAVGSASKSHWGGLRLGWVRAPEEVIGRLAAARHAYDLGSPVFEQLVLAELFADQDAGLRARRAQIAERRNVLVAALREHCPTWEFEVPAGGLSLWCRLPEPIGTRVAVTAQNHGVRVAPGSRFAAHGGLERWLRLPYTLPEPHLVEAVRRLAVVAESVTGSPGVSGPSGDIPVA; from the coding sequence ATGACAGTCCCAAGTGGCCGCGTCTCGCGCCAGCAATTGGTCCGCTTGCTGGGCGAGTGGCGGGCTCACGGCAGTCGGCAGGGGTCCACGGGCCTGGCAGCGGGCATCCGCCTGCTCGTCCTCGACGGCCAGCTCCCGCCCGGCACACTCCTGCCCGCCGAACGCGAGCTGGCCGACGCGCTGAGTGTCAGCCGGACCCTGGTCGGCACCGCGTGGGACCTGCTGCGCGCCGACGGCCTGATCGTCAGCAGGCGCGGGTCCGGGTCGTGGACGGCGCTGCCCGCCGCGCCCGACCGCCGCTGGGAGGCGCCGGACCAGCCGCTCGACCTGGCCCGTGCGGCGCCCGAGGCGGTGGCGGGCATCGCCCCCGCGATGGACGCCGTGCGTTCCCGCTTCGCCGCCGAGCTGGCGGGCCACGGCTACCACGACTACGGCATCGACGTCCTGCGCGAGCGGATCGCCGAGCGCTACACCGCCCGCGGGCTGCCCACCGACCCCGCCGAAGTCCTGATCACCAACGGCGCCCATCACGCGTTGGCGCTGGTCCTGCGGTCCATGACCGGTCCCGGTGACCGGGTGTTGGTCGAGCTGCCGACCTACCCCAACGCCATCGACGCGATCAAGGCCGCGCACGCGGTCCCGGTCGCCGTCCCGTTGCTCGACGACGGCTGGGACCTGCGCGGCATCGAGGCCGCGCTGCGCCAGTCCGCCCCCCGCCTGGCCCACTTCATCATCGACTTCCACAACCCCACCGGCCGCAGGCTCGACGCCGAGGGCCGATCCCGCCTGGTCAGCGCGCTGCGCCGGGCCCGCACACCGGTCGTGGTGGACGAGACCCTGGTCGAACTGGACCTCGACGGCGACCCGCTCGACGGCCCGGCCCCGCTGCCCGCCTTCGGCGGCGGCCTGGTGATCGCGGTCGGCTCGGCGAGCAAGTCGCACTGGGGCGGGCTGCGGCTGGGCTGGGTGCGCGCGCCGGAGGAGGTGATCGGCAGGCTCGCCGCCGCGCGGCACGCCTACGACCTCGGCTCGCCCGTGTTCGAGCAACTGGTACTCGCCGAGCTGTTCGCCGACCAGGACGCAGGCCTGCGCGCCCGCCGCGCGCAGATCGCCGAACGGCGGAACGTGCTGGTCGCGGCGCTGCGGGAGCACTGTCCGACCTGGGAGTTCGAGGTCCCCGCAGGCGGTCTGAGCCTGTGGTGCCGCCTGCCGGAGCCGATCGGCACCCGGGTCGCGGTGACCGCGCAGAACCATGGGGTGCGGGTGGCGCCGGGATCGCGGTTCGCCGCGCACGGCGGGCTGGAGCGGTGGCTGCGACTGCCCTACACGCTGCCCGAGCCACACCTGGTCGAGGCGGTCCGGCGGCTGGCGGTGGTGGCCGAGTCGGTCACCGGATCGCCTGGTGTGTCGGGTCCATCCGGTGACATTCCAGTCGCGTGA
- a CDS encoding PD40 domain-containing protein has translation MRDWFVRHRIAAGIVAIVLVVAAATVYVVTTVRSQQPAAAAKGTPALTYVDNGGGQNLVTRIDKDGNRSTGDLKCLRVYTAGGTTVCLKMTLPGAYSATVIDKSGAEVKSVPLPGTPSRARVSASGRMVSWTVFVTGDSYLAPGGFSTRTGILDLKTGALVETLEGFATTIDGKAEDRTNENYWGVTFADDDNTFYATLGSGSTTWLVKGDFASRSMATARTGAECPSLSPDGTRVAYKKRGGRLGTWQLFVLDLAAGRETQLPGSDGVDDQAAWLDDATLAYAKARQGGAPTIFSSPADGSADPTELVPTASSPSP, from the coding sequence GTGAGGGACTGGTTCGTTCGGCACAGGATCGCCGCGGGGATCGTGGCGATAGTGCTCGTGGTCGCGGCGGCCACGGTCTACGTGGTCACGACGGTGCGATCGCAGCAGCCCGCGGCGGCGGCGAAGGGCACGCCCGCGCTGACCTACGTCGACAACGGCGGCGGGCAGAACCTGGTGACCAGGATCGACAAGGACGGCAACCGCTCCACCGGCGACCTCAAGTGCCTGCGTGTCTACACCGCGGGCGGCACGACGGTGTGCCTGAAGATGACCCTGCCCGGCGCGTACAGCGCCACGGTGATCGACAAGTCCGGCGCCGAGGTGAAGTCCGTGCCGCTGCCCGGCACACCCAGCCGGGCACGGGTGTCGGCGTCGGGGCGGATGGTGTCGTGGACGGTGTTCGTCACCGGCGACTCCTACCTCGCCCCCGGCGGCTTCTCCACCAGGACCGGGATCCTCGACCTCAAGACCGGCGCGCTCGTGGAGACGCTGGAAGGCTTCGCCACCACCATCGATGGCAAGGCGGAGGACCGGACGAACGAGAACTACTGGGGTGTCACGTTCGCCGATGACGACAACACCTTCTACGCCACGCTGGGCTCCGGGAGCACGACGTGGCTGGTCAAGGGCGATTTCGCGAGCCGATCGATGGCCACGGCGCGGACCGGCGCGGAATGCCCGTCGCTGTCCCCGGACGGCACCCGCGTGGCCTACAAGAAGCGCGGCGGACGCCTGGGCACCTGGCAGCTGTTCGTGCTGGACCTCGCGGCGGGCCGGGAGACCCAACTGCCCGGCTCCGACGGCGTCGACGACCAGGCGGCCTGGCTGGACGACGCCACGCTGGCCTACGCGAAAGCGCGCCAGGGCGGCGCGCCGACGATCTTCAGCTCCCCCGCCGACGGCTCGGCCGACCCGACCGAACTGGTCCCCACAGCGTCGTCCCCCTCGCCCTGA
- a CDS encoding glycosyltransferase family 4 protein, giving the protein MAPHVLIIVQNLPVPLDRRVWLECRALRAAGYEVSVICPKGPGDPAYAVLDGVHLYKYAPPKQADGLLGYAWEFVYCWLRTAALTLKVRRRARFDVMQACNPPDTYWALALPWKATGVRFVFDHHDLNPEVFRSRFGEPKSLPSKIQLAILKWLERRTFRTANRVISTNTSYQDIAVNRGGVPREHTTVVRSGPDTSVMRPVYADPAVRRGGQHLVAYLGIMGPQDGVDGVLEAADRIVNLHGRKDFRFVLLGFGDCLEELKQQSSDLGLDDYVEFTGRVGPEQIAKYLSAATIGLSPDPRSPLNDVSTMNKTMEYMAYALPVVAYRLTETVVSGGDCAVYVEPGDSDGLADAVVELADDPARRAELGTAGRRRAEQVLDWRPQAQAYIGVYDELLQFDSAGPFPDGWPTTDRRSDGARAELTDQWGNQLVDLRDERALRAFAATRIMTAPEQLTEPLSGPGPQAG; this is encoded by the coding sequence GTGGCGCCGCACGTCCTGATCATCGTGCAGAACCTGCCCGTCCCGCTTGACCGCAGGGTCTGGCTGGAGTGCCGCGCGCTGCGGGCGGCCGGGTACGAGGTGTCGGTCATCTGCCCCAAGGGCCCCGGCGACCCGGCCTACGCCGTGCTCGACGGCGTCCACCTCTACAAATACGCCCCGCCCAAGCAGGCCGACGGGCTGCTCGGCTACGCGTGGGAGTTCGTCTACTGCTGGCTGCGCACGGCCGCGCTGACCCTCAAGGTCCGCCGCCGCGCCCGGTTCGACGTCATGCAGGCCTGCAACCCGCCGGACACCTACTGGGCGCTGGCGCTGCCGTGGAAGGCCACCGGGGTCAGGTTCGTCTTCGACCACCACGACCTCAACCCCGAGGTGTTCCGCTCCCGCTTCGGCGAGCCCAAGTCGCTGCCGTCGAAGATCCAGCTCGCCATCCTGAAGTGGTTGGAGCGCCGGACCTTCCGCACGGCGAACCGGGTGATCTCCACCAATACGTCCTATCAGGACATCGCGGTGAACCGCGGGGGTGTGCCGCGTGAACACACGACTGTCGTGCGTTCCGGCCCGGACACCTCCGTGATGCGTCCCGTTTACGCCGACCCCGCGGTCCGCCGCGGCGGTCAGCACCTGGTGGCCTACCTCGGGATCATGGGCCCGCAGGACGGGGTGGACGGCGTGCTGGAGGCCGCCGACCGGATCGTGAACCTGCACGGCCGCAAGGACTTCCGCTTCGTGCTCCTCGGCTTCGGCGACTGCCTGGAGGAGCTCAAGCAGCAGAGTTCCGACCTCGGCCTCGACGACTACGTCGAGTTCACCGGCCGGGTCGGCCCCGAGCAGATCGCGAAATACCTGTCGGCGGCGACGATCGGCCTCTCGCCGGACCCGCGCAGCCCGCTCAACGACGTCTCCACGATGAACAAGACCATGGAGTACATGGCCTACGCGCTGCCCGTGGTCGCCTACCGGCTCACCGAGACGGTGGTGTCCGGCGGCGACTGCGCGGTCTACGTCGAGCCGGGCGACAGCGACGGCCTGGCCGACGCCGTTGTGGAGTTGGCCGACGACCCCGCGCGCCGGGCCGAGCTGGGCACCGCGGGCCGCCGCCGGGCCGAGCAGGTCCTCGACTGGCGACCGCAGGCGCAGGCCTATATCGGCGTGTATGACGAACTTCTCCAGTTCGATTCCGCGGGCCCGTTCCCGGACGGCTGGCCGACCACCGACCGCAGGTCGGACGGGGCGCGCGCGGAGCTGACCGACCAGTGGGGCAACCAACTTGTCGATCTTCGCGACGAGAGGGCATTGCGGGCGTTCGCCGCGACTCGCATCATGACGGCGCCGGAACAGCTGACCGAGCCGCTGAGCGGCCCGGGGCCACAGGCAGGCTGA
- a CDS encoding UDP-glucose/GDP-mannose dehydrogenase family protein, which translates to MFVRRIAVIGTGYVGLTTGACLASLGHDVVCADVDADKVKRLSQGEVDILEPGLAELVAEGIAAGRLTFVLGAAAAVKHTELGPEVVFLCVPTPMGVGGVADLSIVESVIEEVRDLLPTGAVMVNKSTVPVGTAERTEELLVREDVAVVSNPEFLREGSAVYDFLNPDRIVVGGSKQDAAERVAALYAKLGAPTVLTDAPSAELVKYAANCFLAMKLSYVNAVAELCDRLGADITDVTEGMGYDKRIGQAFLNPGPGWGGSCLPKDTSAMLQLADAADFEFRLIRATIDTNTRQRLRMVEKVRHAVTGKRGGSLSHVKIGLLGLTFKAGTDDLRDSPALAVAALLRQAGAELVGYDPALRPETQHPELAPVRVVADPYEAAQDAEALIVLTEWPEFRSLDWNRLADAVRKPIVVDTRNLLDPAVARRAGFEWIGVGKN; encoded by the coding sequence GTGTTCGTACGACGGATCGCCGTGATCGGGACCGGGTACGTCGGGCTCACCACCGGGGCGTGTCTCGCCTCGCTGGGCCATGACGTGGTGTGCGCGGATGTCGACGCGGACAAGGTCAAGCGGCTCTCGCAGGGCGAGGTCGACATCCTCGAACCGGGTCTGGCCGAACTGGTCGCCGAGGGCATCGCCGCCGGTCGGCTCACCTTCGTGCTCGGCGCGGCCGCCGCGGTCAAGCACACCGAGCTGGGCCCGGAGGTCGTGTTCCTCTGCGTGCCGACGCCGATGGGCGTTGGCGGGGTGGCCGACCTGAGCATCGTCGAGTCGGTCATCGAGGAGGTCCGCGACCTGCTGCCCACCGGGGCGGTCATGGTCAACAAGTCCACGGTCCCGGTCGGCACCGCCGAGCGCACCGAGGAACTGCTCGTGCGCGAGGACGTCGCGGTGGTGTCCAACCCGGAGTTCCTGCGCGAGGGCTCCGCGGTCTACGACTTCCTCAACCCCGACCGCATCGTCGTCGGCGGCAGCAAGCAGGACGCCGCCGAGCGCGTCGCGGCCCTCTACGCCAAGCTCGGCGCCCCGACGGTGCTGACCGACGCGCCCAGCGCGGAGCTGGTCAAGTACGCGGCCAACTGTTTCCTGGCGATGAAGCTGTCCTACGTCAACGCGGTCGCCGAACTGTGCGACCGGCTGGGTGCCGACATCACCGACGTCACCGAGGGCATGGGCTACGACAAGCGCATCGGCCAGGCGTTCCTCAACCCCGGCCCCGGCTGGGGCGGCTCCTGCCTGCCCAAGGACACCTCGGCGATGCTCCAGCTCGCCGACGCCGCGGACTTCGAGTTCCGGCTGATCCGGGCCACCATCGACACCAACACGCGCCAGCGGCTGCGCATGGTGGAGAAGGTGCGCCACGCGGTCACCGGCAAGCGCGGCGGCTCGCTGTCGCACGTGAAGATCGGTCTGCTCGGCCTGACGTTCAAGGCTGGCACCGACGACCTGCGCGACTCACCCGCCCTGGCCGTCGCGGCCCTGCTGCGTCAGGCAGGCGCCGAACTGGTCGGCTACGACCCGGCCCTGCGCCCGGAGACCCAGCACCCCGAACTCGCCCCGGTGCGCGTGGTGGCCGACCCCTACGAGGCCGCCCAGGACGCCGAGGCGCTGATCGTGCTCACCGAGTGGCCCGAGTTCCGTTCGCTGGACTGGAACCGCCTCGCAGACGCGGTGCGCAAGCCGATCGTCGTCGACACCCGCAACCTGCTCGACCCCGCCGTGGCGCGGCGGGCCGGGTTCGAGTGGATCGGCGTCGGCAAGAATTGA
- a CDS encoding Clp protease N-terminal domain-containing protein — MFERFTKTARVVVRDAVHIAEQEHAALIRPEHLLLAMLDQDGTTATKILADHAVTTAAVHDALQRAHRRGGLTDAETAALTEVGIDVDAVVAALEQTHGEGALTPAKRPRTFGPRWRVPFAPDAKKVVERCLREALDRGDRSIGDEHLLLALLSVGGVAAEVLTALGVTHHGVRAYLARAC, encoded by the coding sequence ATGTTCGAAAGGTTCACCAAGACCGCGCGAGTCGTCGTCCGCGACGCCGTCCATATCGCCGAGCAGGAGCACGCGGCGCTGATCCGGCCGGAGCACCTGCTGCTGGCGATGCTCGACCAGGACGGCACCACCGCCACCAAGATCCTCGCCGACCACGCCGTCACGACCGCCGCCGTCCACGACGCGCTCCAGCGCGCGCACCGCAGGGGCGGGCTGACCGACGCCGAGACCGCCGCGTTGACCGAGGTCGGTATCGACGTCGACGCTGTGGTCGCCGCGCTCGAGCAGACCCACGGCGAAGGCGCGCTCACCCCGGCCAAGCGGCCGCGCACGTTCGGTCCACGATGGAGGGTGCCGTTCGCGCCCGACGCCAAGAAGGTCGTCGAGCGGTGCCTGCGCGAGGCGCTCGACCGCGGCGACCGGTCCATCGGCGACGAACACCTGCTGCTCGCCCTGCTCTCCGTCGGCGGGGTCGCCGCCGAGGTGCTGACCGCCCTCGGCGTGACCCACCATGGCGTGCGCGCCTACTTGGCCCGCGCGTGCTGA
- a CDS encoding YitT family protein codes for MASVNLQHVPVRVAPGRRLPQLFGGLALYGASMALQIEATLGLAPWDVLHEAMHKRSGLSFGTITAITGVLVMLCWIPLRQRPGVGTIANIALISVSVDVGLWLLPTPESLAPRVLFLTAGIVLNGLATAAYIGARLGPGPRDGLMTGVAARTSVSIRWIRTGIEVTVLVTGWLLGGTVGLGTALYAVAIGPLAQAFLPWVSWDQHARAK; via the coding sequence ATGGCCTCTGTGAACCTTCAGCATGTCCCGGTCCGGGTCGCCCCCGGGCGCCGCCTCCCGCAGCTCTTCGGGGGCCTGGCCCTCTACGGCGCGAGCATGGCGCTGCAGATCGAGGCGACGCTCGGCCTGGCGCCGTGGGACGTGCTGCACGAGGCGATGCACAAGCGCTCCGGGCTCAGCTTCGGCACGATCACCGCGATCACGGGCGTGTTGGTGATGCTGTGCTGGATCCCGTTGAGACAGCGGCCCGGCGTCGGCACGATAGCCAACATCGCGCTGATCTCGGTGTCGGTCGACGTGGGTCTGTGGCTGCTGCCGACGCCGGAGTCGTTGGCGCCCAGGGTCTTGTTCCTCACCGCCGGGATCGTCCTCAATGGACTAGCGACCGCCGCCTACATCGGCGCCCGGCTCGGCCCCGGCCCGCGCGACGGGCTGATGACCGGGGTCGCCGCGCGGACCAGCGTCTCGATCCGCTGGATCCGCACCGGCATCGAGGTGACCGTGCTGGTCACCGGCTGGCTGCTCGGCGGCACGGTCGGCCTGGGCACGGCGCTCTACGCGGTCGCGATCGGCCCGCTGGCACAGGCGTTTCTGCCATGGGTGTCGTGGGATCAGCACGCGCGGGCCAAGTAG
- a CDS encoding DUF397 domain-containing protein: protein MTHARWRKSSFGGGEQSDCVEVRLSPDLTHLRDSKNADGPTLAVTPTAWTTFVEHLPVRLRRCRQRSEIRVVFG from the coding sequence ATGACTCACGCCAGGTGGCGCAAGAGCAGCTTTGGCGGTGGCGAGCAGTCCGACTGTGTCGAGGTCCGGCTCAGCCCTGACCTCACCCACCTCCGCGACTCCAAGAACGCCGACGGCCCCACCCTCGCCGTCACCCCCACCGCCTGGACCACCTTCGTGGAGCACCTGCCTGTCCGTCTCCGACGTTGCCGCCAACGCTCGGAGATTCGTGTCGTCTTCGGCTGA